From a single Poecilia reticulata strain Guanapo linkage group LG2, Guppy_female_1.0+MT, whole genome shotgun sequence genomic region:
- the LOC103474499 gene encoding splicing factor U2AF 35 kDa subunit isoform X1, protein MAEYLASIFGTEKDKVNCSFYFKIGACRHGDRCSRLHNKPTFSQTILIQNIYRNPQNSAQTADASRCAVSDVEMQEHYDEFFEEVFTEMEEKYGEVEEMNVCDNLGDHLVGNVYVKFRREEDAEKAVMDLNNRWFNAQPIHAELSPVTDFREACCRQYEMGECTRGGFCNFMHLKPISRELRRELYGRRRKKHRSRSRSRERRSRSKDRRRGDRERRKSRDRERSGRF, encoded by the exons ATGGCGGAGTATCTGGCGTCCATCTTCGGCACAGAGAAAGACAA GGTAAATTGTTCTTTCTATTTCAAAATTGGAGCCTGCAGACATGGAGACCGATGCTCAAGATTGCACAATAAACCAACCTTCAGCCAG ACCATCTTGATCCAGAACATCTACCGTAATCCTCAGAACAGCGCTCAGACTGCCGACGCCTCTCGCT GTGCCGTGAGCGATGTGGAAATGCAGGAACATTACGACGAGTTCTTTGAG GAGGTGTTCACAGAGATGGAGGAGAAGTAtggagaggtggaggagatgaATGTCTGTGATAACCTGGGTGACCACCTTGTCGGCAATGTCTATGTGAAG TTTCGACGTGAGGAGGACGCAGAGAAAGCGGTCATGGACCTGAACAACCGCTGGTTCAACGCCCAGCCCATCCACGCAGAGCTGTCCCCGGTTACCGACTTCAGAGAAGCCTGCTGCCGCCAGTACGAAATGGG GGAATGCACCCGAGGAGGATTCTGCAACTTCATGCATCTGAAGCCCATCTCACGGGAACTCCGCAGGGAGCTCTACGGCCGCCGCAGGAAAAA GCACCGCTCTCGTTCCCGCTCCCGAGAACGGCGCTCCCGCTCCAAGGATCGACGGCGGGGCGATCGCGAGAGGCGGAAGTCCAGAGACCGGGAGCGGTCTGGGAGGTTCTGA
- the LOC103474499 gene encoding splicing factor U2AF 35 kDa subunit isoform X2, with protein sequence MQEHYDEFFEEVFTEMEEKYGEVEEMNVCDNLGDHLVGNVYVKFRREEDAEKAVMDLNNRWFNAQPIHAELSPVTDFREACCRQYEMGECTRGGFCNFMHLKPISRELRRELYGRRRKKHRSRSRSRERRSRSKDRRRGDRERRKSRDRERSGRF encoded by the exons ATGCAGGAACATTACGACGAGTTCTTTGAG GAGGTGTTCACAGAGATGGAGGAGAAGTAtggagaggtggaggagatgaATGTCTGTGATAACCTGGGTGACCACCTTGTCGGCAATGTCTATGTGAAG TTTCGACGTGAGGAGGACGCAGAGAAAGCGGTCATGGACCTGAACAACCGCTGGTTCAACGCCCAGCCCATCCACGCAGAGCTGTCCCCGGTTACCGACTTCAGAGAAGCCTGCTGCCGCCAGTACGAAATGGG GGAATGCACCCGAGGAGGATTCTGCAACTTCATGCATCTGAAGCCCATCTCACGGGAACTCCGCAGGGAGCTCTACGGCCGCCGCAGGAAAAA GCACCGCTCTCGTTCCCGCTCCCGAGAACGGCGCTCCCGCTCCAAGGATCGACGGCGGGGCGATCGCGAGAGGCGGAAGTCCAGAGACCGGGAGCGGTCTGGGAGGTTCTGA